From Meiothermus sp., a single genomic window includes:
- a CDS encoding PIG-L deacetylase family protein, with protein sequence MDLLVVVPHPDDEVFGAGGTLIQYADWGLETGLITLTKGEAGRTLGLCAPEELGALRTQELNRAVEILRVGHFELYDFPNGLPNQAEQGEARGYGFATPQGVADHPEIVDLLLWRLEVLRPRAIITFGPNGSNRHPDHVATHRFVVKAVQKSGQRIKLFYYAAPRPQPEYVEGWLPPNHVRHLPMEVLLQKLRAMAQHRTQALSVLNFMDRFSYRLASETFHLAGYDGPIQHELLWYAKR encoded by the coding sequence ATGGACTTGCTGGTGGTGGTTCCTCACCCCGACGATGAGGTGTTTGGTGCAGGGGGGACGCTTATTCAGTACGCCGACTGGGGGCTGGAGACGGGCCTGATTACCCTGACCAAGGGTGAGGCGGGGCGAACCTTGGGGCTATGTGCGCCCGAAGAACTTGGCGCGCTTCGTACCCAGGAGCTTAATCGTGCGGTTGAGATTCTGAGGGTAGGCCATTTCGAACTCTACGACTTCCCCAACGGCTTGCCCAACCAGGCCGAGCAAGGAGAGGCTCGAGGCTACGGCTTTGCCACCCCTCAGGGCGTAGCCGATCATCCCGAGATTGTGGATCTGCTGCTGTGGCGCCTGGAAGTATTGCGCCCCAGGGCCATTATTACCTTTGGCCCCAACGGCTCCAACCGGCACCCCGACCATGTGGCTACCCACCGGTTTGTGGTGAAAGCCGTTCAGAAGTCTGGACAGAGAATCAAGCTGTTTTACTACGCGGCGCCCAGGCCCCAACCAGAGTATGTGGAAGGTTGGCTGCCGCCCAACCATGTGCGGCATTTACCGATGGAGGTTTTGCTGCAAAAACTGCGGGCCATGGCGCAGCACCGCACCCAGGCCCTCTCGGTGCTCAATTTCATGGATCGCTTTAGCTACCGGCTGGCCAGCGAGACCTTTCACCTAGCGGGCTACGATGGGCCTATTCAGCACGAGCTGCTCTGGTATGCCAAGCGGTAG
- a CDS encoding glycosyltransferase family 2 protein: MISVIVPTHNRRHLLEKKLRSLEAQQGEFEVIVVADGCTDDTLAFLRDYRPPYSLQVLQTGDGYGQGSGAAKARNQGAKSAKGDILLFSDDDVMPQAGWLEAHQKAHTAPRTVAVGRLVLPPELRGTGAAELKGPRVFWWHVTGNNTSLPKALFDEVGGYDPAFSAYGGEDSDLGYRLFKAGMRLVFVREAVALHEAPEHRTRAVQKARQAGAAHVRVWQKHGDPKIAWALGVHPALLAVKMALLPSFKGLLGARGDYELAFAWGAWEALEASRNPRA; the protein is encoded by the coding sequence ATGATTTCGGTAATTGTTCCCACCCACAACCGCCGCCATCTGCTGGAAAAAAAGCTACGCAGCCTGGAGGCCCAACAGGGCGAGTTTGAGGTAATCGTGGTGGCCGATGGCTGCACCGACGACACCCTGGCGTTTTTGCGGGACTATCGCCCTCCCTACAGCTTGCAGGTGCTACAGACCGGCGATGGCTATGGGCAGGGCAGCGGGGCCGCGAAGGCCCGCAACCAGGGGGCGAAGTCTGCCAAAGGGGATATTTTGCTCTTCTCCGACGACGACGTGATGCCCCAGGCGGGCTGGCTCGAGGCCCACCAAAAGGCCCATACAGCGCCTCGCACGGTGGCGGTGGGGCGGCTGGTGCTACCTCCCGAACTGCGCGGCACCGGGGCCGCCGAGCTAAAGGGCCCCCGGGTTTTCTGGTGGCACGTGACCGGCAACAACACCTCCTTGCCCAAAGCCCTGTTCGACGAAGTGGGGGGCTACGACCCGGCCTTCAGTGCCTACGGCGGCGAGGATTCCGACCTGGGCTACCGGCTTTTCAAGGCGGGGATGCGACTGGTCTTTGTGCGGGAAGCGGTTGCGCTACACGAAGCCCCAGAGCACCGCACCCGGGCCGTGCAGAAAGCCCGGCAGGCGGGCGCGGCCCATGTGCGGGTCTGGCAGAAGCACGGCGACCCCAAGATTGCCTGGGCCCTGGGCGTGCACCCCGCCCTGCTGGCGGTGAAGATGGCCTTGTTGCCGAGCTTTAAGGGGCTGCTGGGAGCTAGGGGCGACTACGAGCTGGCCTTTGCCTGGGGGGCCTGGGAGGCCCTCGAGGCCAGCAGAAACCCTCGAGCCTGA
- a CDS encoding glycosyltransferase family 2 protein yields MAEPLVYILILNYRAWQDTVACLGALEQLEYPNYRVLVLDNASDNDSVARIRAAFPGVEVLELERNLGFAGGNNVGIRRALAEGAAYVWLLNPDTLPDARALAAMVEQAQQDAQIGAVGSVLYEMNRPEQVQAWGGGEVVWPWGLIRLLNHPRQAARLTYLSGASLLLRRAALERVGLLDEGFFMYGEDADLGLRLLKSGFKLAVAAGSRVWHRGGTSWQGSLSADEQFAAYNTRLLRKHAPWPWLAVLGYGSFWLAEYALRRRWDKIGALWRGIGRGWRLPIAPEPDGLSDQATPP; encoded by the coding sequence GTGGCTGAGCCTCTGGTCTACATCCTGATCCTCAACTACCGGGCCTGGCAGGATACCGTGGCCTGCCTGGGGGCTTTGGAACAACTCGAGTACCCCAACTACCGGGTGTTGGTGCTGGACAACGCTTCCGACAACGACTCGGTCGCCCGGATCCGGGCGGCTTTTCCGGGGGTGGAAGTGCTGGAGTTAGAGCGCAACCTGGGGTTTGCCGGGGGCAACAATGTGGGCATCCGTCGGGCCTTGGCCGAAGGGGCGGCGTATGTCTGGCTATTGAACCCGGATACCCTGCCCGACGCCAGAGCGCTCGCCGCGATGGTTGAACAAGCCCAGCAAGACGCCCAAATCGGTGCGGTGGGCTCGGTGCTCTACGAGATGAACCGGCCCGAACAGGTGCAGGCCTGGGGTGGAGGGGAGGTGGTGTGGCCGTGGGGCTTGATTCGCTTGTTGAACCACCCCCGCCAGGCTGCACGGCTGACCTACCTCAGCGGGGCCAGCCTGTTGCTGCGGCGGGCGGCCCTCGAGCGGGTGGGTTTGTTGGACGAGGGGTTTTTCATGTACGGCGAGGATGCCGACCTGGGCTTGCGGCTTTTGAAGAGCGGGTTCAAGCTGGCAGTGGCCGCCGGGTCGCGGGTCTGGCACCGGGGCGGGACTTCCTGGCAGGGAAGCCTGAGCGCCGACGAGCAGTTTGCCGCCTACAACACCCGGCTTTTGCGTAAACATGCCCCCTGGCCCTGGCTGGCAGTACTGGGGTATGGCAGTTTTTGGCTGGCCGAGTATGCCCTGCGCCGCCGCTGGGACAAAATAGGAGCCCTCTGGCGCGGCATCGGCCGGGGCTGGCGACTGCCCATCGCACCGGAGCCCGATGGTTTGTCAGACCAAGCCACCCCCCCGTAA
- a CDS encoding HAD family hydrolase produces MQDSPRLYARPQTRYARAMRWLTFDLDGTLAHWPFRHLVRPYMEPLLAQPAIRAALREEYLHRLAQGDPTQVYDWGDIHRAVREKLGLPPIFPNLLEVLAEARFEDGMIYPDVHPGLAAFRNQGYRIAIATNGLAKYQQILVDKLQIPHDRMLAPDISQALKPDPAFWNPLHGGQTQRMVHVGDLLSQDIWGANAAGLVAVWIWRTMPQDWRETPVHERTRRPDLDAVIETRVQSELEEHGFVGRMRPSTPPQPDYIVADLKELAVVLPD; encoded by the coding sequence ATGCAAGACTCCCCTCGCCTGTACGCCCGTCCGCAAACCCGCTACGCTAGGGCCATGCGCTGGCTTACCTTCGACCTCGACGGCACCTTAGCCCACTGGCCTTTCCGCCATCTGGTGCGGCCCTACATGGAGCCCTTGCTGGCCCAGCCGGCCATCCGAGCAGCCCTGCGCGAGGAGTATCTCCATCGGCTCGCCCAGGGCGACCCCACCCAGGTCTACGACTGGGGCGATATTCACCGTGCCGTGCGGGAAAAACTGGGGCTACCGCCCATCTTTCCCAATCTACTTGAGGTGCTGGCGGAGGCCCGGTTTGAGGACGGGATGATCTACCCCGATGTCCACCCAGGGCTGGCGGCATTCCGCAACCAGGGCTATCGCATTGCGATCGCGACCAATGGCCTGGCCAAATATCAGCAAATTCTGGTAGACAAGCTGCAAATCCCCCACGACCGGATGCTGGCCCCGGACATTTCGCAAGCCCTCAAGCCCGACCCGGCTTTTTGGAACCCCTTGCACGGCGGCCAGACCCAGCGCATGGTGCACGTGGGCGATCTGCTGAGCCAAGACATCTGGGGGGCCAACGCGGCGGGCCTGGTGGCGGTCTGGATCTGGCGCACCATGCCCCAGGACTGGCGGGAAACCCCCGTGCATGAGCGCACCCGCCGCCCGGATCTAGACGCCGTGATCGAAACCCGGGTGCAGAGCGAGCTCGAGGAACACGGCTTTGTGGGCCGCATGCGCCCTTCGACCCCACCCCAGCCCGACTACATCGTGGCCGACCTAAAAGAACTCGCGGTGGTACTGCCAGACTAA
- a CDS encoding aminodeoxychorismate/anthranilate synthase component II produces the protein MTVNVPTPHPPPPTPRILIIDNYDSFTYNLVQYLGELGADLTVWRNDQFELKDVEDFDPDGIVVSPGPCTPKEAGLSVPLIQRYAPKYPILGVCLGHQSIGEAFGARVVRHKVIVHGKTSRIEHDGSGVFAGLAGPFTATRYHSLVVEDLSEVLEVNAWVEEAGGRTVMGLRHRHYPTHGVQFHPESVLTEGGQQMLGNFLELCR, from the coding sequence ATGACTGTGAATGTGCCAACTCCCCACCCCCCACCCCCCACCCCCCGTATTCTGATCATTGACAACTACGACTCCTTCACCTACAACCTGGTGCAGTACCTGGGCGAGCTGGGGGCAGACTTGACGGTCTGGCGCAACGACCAATTCGAGCTGAAGGATGTGGAGGACTTCGACCCCGACGGCATTGTGGTTTCGCCCGGCCCTTGCACGCCCAAAGAGGCGGGTCTGTCGGTGCCGCTGATACAGCGGTACGCGCCCAAATATCCCATCTTGGGCGTATGTCTGGGCCACCAGAGCATTGGTGAGGCCTTCGGGGCCCGTGTGGTACGGCATAAGGTGATTGTGCACGGCAAGACCAGCCGCATCGAGCACGACGGGAGCGGGGTGTTTGCCGGGCTTGCCGGGCCGTTCACAGCCACCCGCTACCACTCTCTGGTGGTGGAGGATTTGTCGGAGGTGCTCGAGGTCAACGCCTGGGTGGAGGAGGCCGGGGGCCGTACCGTGATGGGCCTGCGCCACCGCCACTACCCCACCCACGGGGTGCAGTTCCACCCCGAGTCGGTCTTAACCGAGGGCGGGCAGCAGATGCTGGGCAATTTCCTGGAGCTGTGCCGATAG
- the trpE gene encoding anthranilate synthase component I has protein sequence MAISEKTKPTVPVKKTLLADLETPVTAYLKLSEKASPSFLLESVEGGKAWARWSFVGVGARNTWRLKDGVFTLNGEPLKTTDPLRTLYQAIHRPIQPDPDLPLFWGGAVGYAAYDLIRYYEKLPSQKPDLLEIPDLLFVEPEVVVVFDQFKQQMHMVAPAQEGERAEALERIAWAEKKLSGPLPGVPGERAGRRMEFSQNVSQAEYEAMVERALEYIRAGDIFQVVPSLRLSAPLNVHPFAVYRALRSVNPSPYMGFLELGEVTLVSSSPESLLRSDGRKVTTRPIAGTRRRGRDAAEDRALAEELLSDEKERAEHVMLVDLSRNDLGRVCRYGSVRPKELMTVENYSHVMHIVSTVEGELCEDKTPLDALASVLPMGTVSGAPKIRAMEIIEELEPARRGAYGGAFGYLAYDGHMDVALTLRTMVIAKEQLHIQAGAGVVYDSRPEAEYQECLNKAQAMLKAVRLAEEGL, from the coding sequence ATGGCAATATCGGAAAAAACCAAGCCCACGGTTCCGGTCAAGAAAACCTTGCTGGCCGACCTCGAGACCCCCGTCACGGCCTACCTAAAGCTCTCGGAAAAGGCCAGCCCCAGCTTTCTGCTGGAGTCGGTGGAGGGGGGCAAGGCCTGGGCGAGGTGGAGCTTTGTGGGGGTGGGAGCCCGCAACACCTGGCGGCTCAAGGACGGGGTGTTTACCCTAAACGGCGAGCCGCTAAAAACCACAGACCCCTTGCGCACGCTGTATCAGGCCATCCACCGGCCCATCCAGCCCGACCCCGATCTTCCGCTGTTCTGGGGGGGCGCAGTGGGCTACGCGGCCTACGACCTGATCCGCTACTACGAAAAACTACCTAGCCAGAAGCCCGACTTACTCGAGATTCCCGACCTTCTGTTTGTCGAGCCCGAGGTGGTGGTGGTATTTGACCAGTTCAAGCAGCAGATGCACATGGTGGCCCCTGCCCAGGAGGGCGAGCGGGCCGAGGCCCTAGAGCGCATCGCCTGGGCTGAGAAGAAGCTGAGCGGCCCGCTGCCCGGGGTGCCGGGTGAACGGGCCGGGCGGCGTATGGAGTTTAGCCAGAACGTTTCCCAGGCCGAATACGAGGCCATGGTGGAGCGGGCGCTGGAATACATCCGGGCCGGCGACATCTTCCAGGTGGTGCCGAGCCTGCGCCTTTCGGCCCCGCTCAACGTGCATCCCTTCGCGGTTTATCGCGCCCTGCGCTCGGTAAACCCCAGCCCCTATATGGGTTTTTTGGAGCTAGGCGAGGTGACGCTGGTCTCGAGCAGCCCCGAGAGCCTGTTGCGCTCGGATGGGCGCAAGGTGACCACCCGCCCCATCGCGGGCACCCGCCGGCGCGGCAGGGATGCCGCCGAGGATCGGGCCCTGGCCGAGGAGCTGCTCAGCGACGAGAAAGAAAGGGCCGAGCACGTGATGCTGGTCGACCTTTCCAGGAACGACCTGGGCCGGGTCTGCCGGTATGGTAGCGTGCGGCCAAAAGAGCTCATGACGGTGGAGAACTACTCGCACGTAATGCATATTGTTTCGACCGTAGAGGGCGAGCTGTGCGAGGACAAAACCCCCCTGGATGCCCTGGCCTCGGTCTTGCCGATGGGCACGGTTTCGGGGGCCCCCAAGATTCGGGCCATGGAAATTATCGAGGAGCTCGAGCCCGCCCGCCGGGGGGCCTATGGGGGCGCCTTCGGCTACCTGGCCTACGACGGGCACATGGATGTGGCCCTGACGCTGCGCACCATGGTGATTGCCAAGGAACAACTACACATCCAGGCCGGGGCCGGGGTGGTCTACGACTCCCGCCCAGAGGCGGAGTACCAGGAATGTTTGAACAAGGCCCAGGCCATGCTCAAGGCGGTGCGGTTGGCGGAGGAGGGATTGTGA
- a CDS encoding four helix bundle protein, giving the protein MNPESVQNLKIWQEGIEVVKDVYRLSKEWPREELYGLVNQARRAAVSTPANIAEGRGRRSSGEQARFASIALGSAYELQTLLHLANELEFGSRDSLESLQSRLHMLIKQIARFVAALEKRL; this is encoded by the coding sequence GTGAATCCCGAGAGCGTTCAAAACCTGAAGATTTGGCAGGAGGGTATTGAGGTTGTGAAGGATGTTTACCGCTTGAGTAAAGAATGGCCTCGAGAGGAACTTTATGGACTTGTCAACCAGGCCCGACGTGCTGCAGTCTCTACTCCGGCAAACATTGCCGAGGGTAGGGGACGTAGAAGTTCTGGTGAGCAGGCTCGATTCGCCTCTATTGCGCTGGGTTCGGCTTATGAGCTGCAGACCTTACTGCATCTTGCTAATGAGCTGGAATTTGGCTCAAGAGATTCATTAGAGTCGCTTCAGTCAAGGCTTCATATGCTTATCAAGCAAATCGCTAGGTTTGTTGCTGCGCTGGAGAAGCGGTTATGA
- a CDS encoding glycosyltransferase family 2 protein, with protein MDFSIVIPTHNRAELVARTVAAFLAQEGPDFEVIVVDDGSTDETARRLRSLADERLRLVSQENRGLAAARNAGFAQARGRYVLFNDDDIVPEPGFLRAHLELHRRYAGIAAVSRTRIPDALGQDPFTRFWRARAERGVRGKADGALLGRGGYWFASLSVERTRLPAGPFAPFAGYGWEEHELGLRLWARGVRPRLAAMAWAAHEDRVSLGGMLTKFRSMGRTAWQFYRRHPSLNVALWTGTHPVLLVLKRRAYPWAKAEQLLGQRDWEDGAKAFSNYRFLLEAAYTQGLLEGKGG; from the coding sequence ATGGACTTCAGCATCGTCATCCCCACCCACAACCGGGCCGAACTCGTAGCCCGGACGGTGGCGGCTTTTCTGGCGCAGGAGGGGCCGGATTTTGAGGTGATTGTGGTGGACGACGGTTCGACCGACGAGACCGCCCGGCGCTTGCGCTCTTTGGCCGATGAGCGGCTGCGGCTGGTGTCGCAGGAGAACCGGGGTCTGGCCGCCGCCCGCAACGCGGGTTTTGCCCAGGCCCGGGGACGATATGTGCTGTTTAACGACGACGACATCGTTCCGGAGCCGGGGTTTTTGCGGGCGCACCTCGAGCTGCACCGGCGGTATGCCGGCATCGCCGCGGTGAGCCGAACCCGGATTCCAGACGCGCTAGGACAAGACCCCTTTACGCGCTTCTGGCGAGCACGGGCCGAGCGAGGGGTTCGGGGCAAGGCCGATGGAGCCTTGCTGGGGCGCGGGGGGTACTGGTTTGCCAGCCTCTCGGTGGAACGAACCCGCCTGCCGGCAGGGCCCTTTGCCCCCTTTGCCGGGTATGGCTGGGAGGAGCACGAGCTGGGCCTGCGCTTGTGGGCGCGGGGCGTCCGCCCCCGGCTGGCTGCTATGGCCTGGGCCGCCCACGAAGACCGGGTGAGCCTGGGGGGCATGCTCACCAAGTTTCGCAGCATGGGGCGCACCGCCTGGCAGTTTTACCGCAGGCACCCCAGCCTCAACGTAGCCCTCTGGACGGGCACCCACCCCGTTTTGTTGGTACTCAAACGCCGGGCCTACCCCTGGGCCAAAGCCGAGCAACTCCTGGGGCAGCGAGACTGGGAGGACGGGGCGAAGGCTTTTAGCAACTACCGCTTCTTGCTCGAGGCTGCCTATACCCAGGGGTTGTTGGAGGGCAAAGGTGGCTGA